The window CGCAGCTCCTTCGGCAGCGAGAACATGAGGTCCTCCTCCGCCGTCTTGACCTCCTGCACGTCGCGGTACCCCGCGCCCGCCAGGTCGTCGAGCACCTCCTGCACGAGCACCTCCGGCACCGAGGCGCCACTGGTGACACCGATGGATGCCGCCCCGTCCAGCCACTCCTGCTTGATCTCGCTCGCGTAGTCCACCCGGTAGGCGGCCTTCGCGCCGTACTCGAGTGCGACCTCGACGAGCCGGACGGAGTTCGACGAGTTCGCCGAGCCGACGACGATCACGAGGTCGGCCTGCTCGGCCACCTTCTTGATGGCGACCTGGCGGTTCTGGGTGGCGTAGCAGATGTCGTCGCTGGGCGGGTCCTGCAGGTTCGGGAAGCGCTCGCGCAGGCGGCGCACCGTCTCCATCGTCTCGTCGACCGAGAGCGTGGTCTGCGACAGCCACACGACCTTGTCCGGATCCCTCACAACGATCGAGTCGACGTCGTCCGGACCGTTCACCAGGGTGACGTGGTCGGGCGCCTCGCCCGCGGTCCCCTCGACCTCTTCGTGACCGGCGTGGCCGATGAGCAGGATCTGGAAGTCGTCGCGCGAGAACCGCACGGCCTCGCGGTGCACCTTGGTCACCAGCGGGCACGTCGCGTCGATGGCGCGAAGTCCACGCTCGGCGGCGGCGTTGACGACCGCCGGCGAGACGCCGTGTGCCGAGAACACGACGTGCGCGCCCGACGGCACCTCGTCGACCTCGTCGACGAAGATCGCGCCCTGCTGCTCCAGCTCGGAGACGACGTGCACGTTGTGGACGATCTGCTTGCGCACGTAGACCGGCGCGCCGTACAGGTCGAGCGCCTTCTCGACGGCGACGACGGCCCGGTCGACCCCGGCGCAGTAACCGCGGGGCGCTGCCAGCAGCACCCGCTTATGTCCGACGACCGGGTTATCCTGAAGCCGTCGCCTGGCGCCGGGAATGCGCGGCATCGGGAGGCTGATGGTTGCGTCGCTCACCCCTCGATCCTACGTGAGCGCGCTGAACACGGAATGGGAGCACCCGGTGAGCCAAACCTCGACGGCGCCGACCTCCACGGTCGCCATGCAGGCCGCTCCCCCGACGGTCGACGCTCCGTGGCCCGTCGCGCTGCTCAACAGCAAGATCAAGGGATGGATCGACCGCCTGGGCACCGCCTGGGTCGAGGGCGAGATCACGCAGTGGGGCATCTCCGGCGGCAACGTCTACGGCAAGCTCAAAGACCTCAACGAGGACGCGACGATCAGCTTCACGATCTGGTCGTCGGTGAAGGCGCGCATCCCGGCCGACCTGAAGCAGGGCGACCGCGTGGTCGCCGCCATCAAGCCGAACTTCTGGGTCAAGGGCGGCACCCTGACCATGCAGGTCTACGACATGAAGCACGTCGGCCTGGGCGACCTCCTCGAGCGGCTGGAGCGCCTGCGCCAGCAGCTCGCCGCCGAGGGCCTGTTCGCGATCGAGCGCAAGAAGCGCCTCCCCTTCCTCCCGCACACCATCGGGCTGGTGACGGGCAAAGACTCCGACGCCGAGAAGGATGTGCTCCGCAACGCGCAGCTGCGCTGGCCGCAGGTGCGCTTCCGGGTGCTGCACGCGGCCGTGCAGGGCGAGCGGACCGTCACCGAGGTGGTCTCCGCGATCCGCACGCTCGACGCCGACCCCGAGGTCGAGGTGATCATCGTGGCGCGCGGCGGCGGAGACTTCCAGAACCTGCTCGGCTTCAGCGACGAACGCCTGGTGCGGGCCGCCGCGGCGGCCCTGACGCCGATCGTCAGTGCGATCGGTCATGAGGCCGACCGCCCGCTGCTCGACGAGGTCGCCGACCTGCGCGCATCCACGCCGACGGATGCGGCCAAGCGTGTGGTGCCGGACGTCGCCGAAGAGCTCGCCCGGGTGCAGCAGGCACGGGCGCGGCTCGGGATGCGCGTCACGCAGCGCATCGCCCACGAGATCGACCGGATCGGGCACCTGCGCACCCGGCCGGTCCTCGCATCCCCGTCGTGGATCGTCGACTCGCGCGCCGAGGAGCTGACCCGGTTCGTCGCGCGCGGCACAGAGCTCGTGGGTCGGTGCGTCGAGCGCGAGACTACCCGCGTCGCCGAGCTGCGCGGCCAACTCCGCGCCCTCTCCCCCCAGGGGACCCTCGACCGCGGCTACGCGATCGTGCAGACGACTGCCGGCCACGTCGTCACCGACCCGGCGGAGGCGCCGGAGGGCACGGCGCTGCGGCTGACGGTGTCCGGCGGGTCGCTGGGCGCCACCGCCGGCACGGAGTTGCCCTCACCGGCCGGGCATGACGGGTTCTCCACAGGCGAGACCGCGCGGCCAGCGGGCGCACAGCCAGCCAAATAGAATGGATGCCATGCCCACTCCCGAGACGACGTCCCCTGCCGGGGATCCGCTCAGCGCCCTCAGCTACGAGGAGGCGCGCGACGAGCTGATCCGCGTGGTCGGCGAGCTCGAGCAGGGCACCGCCACCCTCGAGGACTCGATCTCCCTCTGGGAGCGCGGCGAGGCGCTCGCGCGGCACTGCGAGGAGTGGCTGATCGGGGCGAAGGCGCGGCTCGACGCCGCACGCGCCGGCTCGGCCGCAGCGTCCGGCGCAGCAGCGCCCTCCGGCGCATCGGCGCCCTCCGGCGCATCAGCGCCCTCCGGCGCATCGGGGGCGTTCGACGGCGAATGAGCCCCCGCAACAAGCCGCCCGTGGTCGTCGCGGAGCTCGGCCGGCCCGAGACGCCCGAGGAGACCGCCGCCCGTAAGGCGCAGAACTCGGCCAATCACCGCAACCGTCAGACGATCAACAACCTCGTCTACTCGCTCCTCGCCACCCTGGCGATCGTCGCGGTGATCGTCCTCATCGTGCCGCGGGGCAACCCGACGGCGACGAAGCCGGCCGTCGACTACACGAGCATCGCCCAGCAGGCGCAGGGCAGCGAGCCCGACCGGCTGCTCGTGCCGAAGCTGCCGTCCACGTGGTCGTCCAACAGCGCCGAGCTGCGCACCAAGACCCCGGACAACGTCGACTCCTGGTACATCGGCCTCATCACGCCCAAGCAGCAGTACATCGGCATCACGCAGGGATTCGGCGCCAACGACAGCTGGGTCGCCGACCAGGTGAACAAGTCGATGATCAAGGGGACGCGCCAGATCGACGGCGTGACCTGGGACGTCTACGACAACCGCACATCCAGCTCGGACAACGGCAACGTGGCGTACGCGCTCGTCAACCGGTCCGGCGACAGCTCGATCATCGTCTTCGGCACCGCCGACGACGGCGAGTTCCGCACGGTGGCGGCGTCGCTCGCCGACCAGATCCGCTCACTCGGAGGAGGACAGTAGTGCCCACGACCCGCCCAGGAAAAGTCTGGACCGCGATGCTCGACGGCAACGCCCGCTTCGTCGCCGGCGAGCCGCAGCATCCCCACCAGGACGTCGCGCGACGGGAGGTCGTCGCGGGTGGCCAGGAGCCGGTCGCCGCGATCTTCGGGTGCGCCGACTCGCGGCTGGCCGCCGAGATCATCTTCGACCTCGGCCTCGGCGACGCATTCGTCGTCCGGAACGCCGGCCAGGTCGTCTCCGACTCGGTCATCGGATCGCTGGAGTACGCGGTCGCGGTGCTGCACGTCCCGCTCATCCTGGTGCTCGGTCACGACAGCTGCGGCGCGGTCGCCGCGGCCATCGGATCGCAGGCCGCGGACGCCGATCCCCTGCCGCCGCACATCGCGCAGCTCATCCAGCCGATCGTCCCCGCCGTGCACCGCGTGGCGGGCGAGGGCGCGGTCGACCCGGCCGCGGTCGACGCGAGCGAGGTCGGCCGCGAGCACCTCCGTGACACCGTGTCCGAGCTGCTCGCGCAGTCCGAGATCATCAGCTCCGCGGTCGCCGAGAACACCCTCGCGATCGTGGGCGCCAACTACCGGCTCGCGGAGGGCCGGGTCGTGCCCGACGTCGTCGTCGGTCTGCGCGACTGACCAGCTCCCGCCAACAGAAAGGAAATACACACCGTGGTGGACACCCAGGCGGACGCCGAATACCGCATCGAACACGACACGATGGGCGAGGTGCGTGTGCCGAAGCACGCCCTGTACAGCGCGCAGACGCAGCGCGCCGTCGAGAACTTCCCCATCTCGGGCTCGGTGCTCGAGCCGGCCCAGATCGCCGCACTGGCCCGCATCAAGAAGTCGGCCGCTTTGGCGAACGCGCGCCTCGGCGTGCTCGACCAGGACGTGGCCGACGCCATCGCGTCCGCCGCCGACGAGGTCGCCGCCGGTGCGCACGACGCGGAGTTCCCGATCGACGTCTACCAGACCGGATCGGGCACGTCGTCGAACATGAACATGAACGAGGTTCTCGCGACGCTCGCGTCGGAGCGTCTCGGCCGTCCGGTGCACCCGAACGACCACGTCAACGCGTCGCAGTCGTCGAACGACGTCTTCCCGACCTCGGTGCACATCGCCGTCACCGGCGCGCTGACCGATGAGCTCATCCCGGCGCTCGACCACCTCGCTGTCGCCCTGGAGGAGAAGGCGGAGCTGTGGGCGGAGGCCGTCAAGAGCGGCCGCACCCACCTGATGGACGCGACGCCGGTCACCCTCGGCCAGGAGTTCGGCGGCTACGCCGCGCAGGTGCGCTACGGCATCGAGCGCATCCGCGCCGCACTCCCCCGCGTCGCCGAGGTGCCGCTCGGCGGGACCGCGGTCGGCACGGGCATCAACACGCCGCTCGGCTTCCCGCAGCTCGTCATCGAGCTGCTGACGCAGGAGACCGAGCTGCCGATCACGGAGGCGCGCAACCACTTCGAGGCGCAGGCGAACCGCGACGCGCTCGTCGAGGCGTCCGGCGCCCTGCGCACGATCGCGGTCTCACTGACCAAGATCTCGAACGACCTCCGCTGGATGGGCTCCGGCCCGAACACCGGACTGGGCGAGCTGCACATCCCGGACCTTCAGCCCGGCTCGTCGATCATGCCCGGCAAGGTCAACCCGGTCATCCCGGAGGCCGTGCTCATGGTCGCCGCGCGGGTCATCGGCAACGACGCGACCATCGCCTGGAGCGGCGCGTCCGGCCTCTTCGAGCTGAACGTGGCCATCCCGGTCATGGGCACAGCGCTGCTGGAGTCCATCCGCCTGCTCACCCAGGCCAGCCGCGTGCTCGCCGACAAGACGATCCGCGGCCTGGAGGCCAACCTCGAGCGGGCGCGCGCGTTCGCCGAGTCGAGCCCGTCCATCGTCACGCCACTCAACCGCGTGATCGGCTACGAGGCGGCCGCCAAGGTCGCCAAGCACGCCGTCGCCAAGGGCATCACGGTGCGCGAGGCCGTCATCGACCTCGGCTTCGTCGACCGCGGCGAGGTCACCCTCGACCAGCTCGACTCGGCCCTCGACGTCCTCTCCATGACCCACCCCGGCTGACCCCTCCTCTCGGGGCTCCGCCCCACCGTGGTCGCTCCACTGTCGAGTACACGAAAACTGCACGCGGAACCCGTTCTCCGCGTGCAGTTTTCGTGTACTCGGGGGCGCTGCCCCACCATCGGTTCCTCAGTTAATCCGGGCGGCGGCGGCGTGTCGGCGGATTAAGTGAGGAAGCGATGACGGGGGGCGGGAGGCGGGCGCAGGCGCTTTAGAGTCGAGGGATGCTGTCGTTTGCGGATGCGCTGCCGAGGCGGCCGCGGCGCGTGCTGGTCGCGGGAGTGGCGGGGAGCGGCAAGACCACGCTCGCGGGGCGGATCGCCCGCTTGACGGGCGGTCCGCACACCGAAATCGACGGTCTCTTCCACGGCCCGGACTGGCAGCCCCGTCCGGAGTTCGTGGCGGATGTGGAGGCGTTCACGGCCGAGGAGGCCTGGACGACCGAGTGGCAGTACTCGAGCGCGCGCGAACTTCTGGCTCAGCGCGCCGACCTCCTCGTCTGGCTCGACCTCCCCTTCCTCCGCGTGACACTGCCTCGGGTGGTGCGCCGCACCGTCGTCCGCCGCATCCGCCGGATCGAGCTGTGGAACGGTAACCGCGAGCCGGGCCTGGCCACGTTCTTCACCGACCGCGAGCACATCGTGCGCTGGTCGATCTCGACCCGCAACACGTATGCGGAGCGCGTCCCGGCCGCTGAGCGCGCGCATCCTCACCTCGTGGTCGTCCGCCTCCGCTCCCCGCACGACGTCGAACGCTGGCTCTCCGGCCCCCTCGCCGCCGCCACCCGCTAGCCGCCCCGCGAACCCGCGCCCCCCACCGTCGAGTACACGAAAACTGCACGCGGAAACCGTTCTCCGCGTGCAGTTTTCGTGTACTCGACGGGGGTTGCCCGGGGGCGGCGCGCCGGGTCAGGCGAGTTCGTTGGCCTCCAGCATTTCGGTGACGAGGGCCGCGATGGCGGAGCGCTCGGAGCGGGTGAGGGTGACGTGGGCGAAGAGCGGGTGGCCCTTCAGGGTCTCGATCACGCTGGCGACACCGTCGTGGCGGCCGACGCGCAGGTTGTCGCGCTGCGCGACGTCGTGCGTCAGCACCACGCGCGAGTTCTGGCCGATCCGGCTGAGCACCGTGAGCAGCACGTTGCGCTCCAGCGATTGCGCCTCGTCCACGATCACGAACGCGTCGTGCAGGGAGCGGCCGCGGATGTGCGTGAGCGGCAGCACCTCCAGGATGCCGCGGTCCTGCACCTCGTCCAGGACGTTCTGCGACACCAGGGCGCCGAGCGTGTCGAACACCGCCTGACCCCACGGGTTCATCTTCTCCCCCGCGTCGCCGGGGAGGTAGCCGAGCTCCTGGCCGCCGACCGCGTACAGCGGGCGGAACACCATGATCTTCTTGTGCTGCCGCCGCTCCAGCACCGCCTCGAGGCCGGCGCAGAGCGCGAGCGCCGATTTGCCGGTGCCGGCGCGGCCGCCGAGCGAGAGGATGCCGACCTCCGGGTCGAGGAGCAGGTCGATGGCGAGCCGCTGCTCCGCCGAGCGGCCGTGCAGCCCGAACACGTCGCGGTCGCCGCGCACCAGCTTCACCTCGCCGTCGGCGACGACCCGGCCGAGCGCCGAGCCTCGGTCCGAGTGGATGACGAGCCCGGTGTTGATCGGGAGGCCCTTCGCCTGGTCGCTCCGCATCCACTCCTCTTCGTAGAGGGACGCCATCTGGTCGCTGCCGAGCGAGATGTCGGCGAGGCCGGTCCAGCCGGAGTCGACGACCTGCTCGTGCCGGTACTCCTCGGCCGCCAGGCCGATGGAGGCCGCCTTGACGCGCAGCGGCAGGTCCTTGGAGACGACGGTCACGTCGAGCCCGTCGTTCGACAGGTTGAGCGCCACGGCGAGGATGCGGGAGTCGTTGTCGCCGAGCTGCATGCCGCTCGGGAGGACGGACATGTTCGAGTGGTTGAGCTCCACCCGCAGGGAGCCGCCGTCGCCGACGGGGATCGGGAAGTCGAGCCGTTCGTGCTCGACCCGCAGGTCGTCGAGGTTGCGCAGCGCCTGCCGCGCGAAGTACCCGAGCTCGGGATCGTTGCGCTTGCCTTCCAGCTCGCTCACGACGACGACCGGGATGACGACAGCGTGCTCCGCGAAACGGAAGATGGCCTTCGGATCGGAGAGGAGGACGGACGTGTCGAGCACGTACGTGCGCTCTGCGGTCTTCGCCTCCCCCGCCGTCGAGCCGTTCGACCGGGTTGCTGCCTGTCGGGTTGCTGATTCCGCCACGACCACTCCCACCCCGCCGCTCCCTCGGGAGCCGGCGGATCTCACTGGCGAGACGGCCGCTGGGTTCCGAGACGAACTTTTGTGGCCGTCTCGATCGGGCGCGGTGCCCGATGGGTCGAACCTACGCCCGGCCGCCGACATCGATCGGCGGACCTGCCGCGTGTCGTGTTACGGCCGGGTGAACAATCGCCCCCAGTTCTGGGAGGTTGCCCGCGGCCCTCAGGCGACGGACGCGTACGAGGTGAAGGCGGCGCGCAGCATGTCGAACGTCTCCTCCGTGGTGCCCGCGTGGACGCTGACCCGCACGTTGGACGCGCGCACCGACGCGGTGACACCGTGGTTGAAGAGGGATGCGCCGAGCGCGGTCAGCTGCTCGGGCTGCGGCTCCAGCACGATGATGCCCGCGCGCTCGTTAGGGCTGCGCGAGGACGACACCGGGACGGCGAACTCGTCGGCCAGCTCCAGCACGCGTTCCACCCCGTCGGAGACGGCGGACGCGATCGCCGCGACGCCGACCTCTGCGACCTCTTCGAGGGCGGCGGCGAACCGCGCCTCCGCGACGAGGTCCGGGTTCGAGACCGAGAAGGCGCGGGCGCCGCGCACCGGTTCGAGCACCTCGTCCCACGGCTGGTCGACGCCGGAGCCCGTCCAGCCGCTGAACACCGGGGTCAGGTGGTCGACGGCGCGCTCGCTGAGGGCGAGGAACCCGGTGCCCCAGCCGGCGCGCATCCACTTCTGGCCGCCCGACACGACGACGTCGGCGACCTCCCACGGCGCGTCGACGACGCCGAAGCCTTGAATCGCGTCGACGATCAGCAGACGGTCGCCGATGACCTGACGGATGCCGTCGATGTCGGCCAGGTAACCGGTTCGCGAGTCCACGAGGCTGACCATGACCGCCGAGGTGGAGTCGGTGAGCTGCTCCCGGATGCGCGCGGGCGTCACGCGGTCGTGGTCGGTCTCGAGCCACACCGGCGTCACGACGCGCAGCGCCTGCGCGGCGCGCTCGGCCGCGTAGGTCACGGACGGGAACTCGGCCGGCGAGACGAGCACGTCGCCGCCGGTCAGCCCGAACGCGGCGTGCAGGAGCCCGCTCGACGCGTTCGGCTGGAACACGATCTGCTCGGAGGGGAACCGGGTCACGACCGCGACAGCATCGCGCACGCGGTCGTCCTCCGCGCGCATCCGCTCGATCGTGCCGAAGCGGGCGCGCGAGAGGATCTCGTACTGGCCGAGGGCCTCGGCGCGCGCGGCCTCCGAGAGCGGTCCGACCCGCCCGTAGTCCAGGTAGCCGGGCTCCTCGCCGAACCCGCGGGCGAACTCCTCGATCGTCGTCACCCTTCGATTCTGCCGGATGGGCGCATCGCCCGACGCCGCATCAGCCGCCGAAGCCCGCCGAAGCCGCGCAGAAGCCCACGCCGGATCAGCCGCCGAAGCGGCGGTTGCGGCGCGAGTAGTCGCGCACCGCGCGCAGGAAGTCGACCTCGCGCAGGTCCGGCCCGAGCGCCTCGACGAAGTAGAACTCGCTGTGCGCGCTCTGCCAGAGCATGAAGTCGCTGAGCCGCTGCTCGCCGGACGTGCGGATGACGAGGTCCGGATCGGGCTGGCCTCCGGTGTACAGGTGCTCGCCGATGAGGTCCGGCGTGAGCAGGTCAGCCAGGGTCTCCAGGCTCCCGCCCTCGGCGTGGTGCGCCGCGACGATGCTGCGCATCGCGTCGGTGATCTCCTTGCGTCCGCCGTAGCCCACCGCCAGGTTGATGTGCATCCCCGGGTTGTCGGCCGTGCGCTTCTCGGCGTCGGCGAGCGCCTCCACCAGGCGGGCCGGCAGGCCGGTCGTCGTCCCGACGTGCTTGACCCGCCAGTCGCGGTAGTGCGAGACGTCCTCGGCCAGCTGCGCGATGATCTCGATCAGGTCGCCCAGCTCGCCGCTCTCGCGGTTGGTCAGGTTGTCGGACGACAGCAGGTAGAGGGTGACGACCTCGATCCCGAGCTCGTCGCACCACTCCAGGAACTCGCGCATCTTCGCCGCGCCGGCTCGGTGCCCGTGCGCGACCGTCGTCAGCCCGGCCTGCCGCGCCCACCGCCGGTTGCCGTCGATGATCATCGCGACGTGCTTCGGCAGCGCGTCGCGGTTGAGGTCGCGGCGGAGGCGCTTCTGGTAGAGACCGTAGAGCAGGCCGCTGGCCCCGGGTGCTGCTCGTCTGCTCACGCTGCTACGTTAGCGCGGTCACCGGGATGCGGCTGCCGTGCGGACCGTGCTTTCAGCATCCCGGCACCCGCCTCCTCTACGCTTGCTCCATGTCGCCCCGCAACAGCCCGAACCCCTCCCGTCCGGATGGTGTCCGCGATGGCGAGGACGTCGCCGAGCTCCTCGCCGAGCCCGCGAGCACGCTCGACGCCTCCGACGCCGCCGTGAAGGCCGACGACCAGGAGGCGCGCGATGGCGGACCGGAACTGCCCAACATCCCGCTGCTGGACGCGTCGCCCGCGAATCCCGGTGACATCAAGCCGACCTGGCGCGGATGGATCCACGCGGGCACCTTCCCGGTCGCGATCGCGGCCGGGATCGTCCTGATCTCCCTGGCGCAGGGCGCCCCCGCCAAGTGGGCGTCCGCGGTGTTCATGCTCACGTCGATGCTCCTGTTCGGCAACTCGGCGCTCTACCACCGCTTCAACTGGCGTCCGCGCACCAAGGTCATCCTGAAGCGCATCGACCACGCGAACATCTTCCTGCTGATCGCGGGCACCTACACGCCGCTCGCGGTGCTGGCGCTGCCGCCGAGCAAGGGCATCCTGCTGCTCTCGCTGGTCTGGGCCGGTGCACTGATCGGGATCGGGTTCCGGGTGTTCTGGATCCACGCCCCGCGCTGGCTCTACGTGCCCATCTACATCGCGCTCGGCTGGGCGGCGATCATGTACATCGTCGACCTGCTGAACGCGAACGTCGCCATGATGGTCCTCGTGATCGTGGGCGGCATCCTGTACACGATCGGCGCCGTCATCTACGGCATGAAGCGACCCAACCCGTTCCCGGGGCGTTTCGGCTTCCACGAGATCTTCCACACGCTGACCGTGCTCGCGTTCCTCTGCCACTGGACGGCCGTCCTCCTGATCGCCATGCACCCCGCCTACAACGGAGGCTGAGCGCGCCGCAGAAATGCAGAACGCCCCGGACGTCAGTCGGGGCGTTCTCTCTGTAGTGCGGGTCGGGCTCACTGACCGGTGTAGGTCTCGACCTTCGTCACCTCGACCGCGATTTGACGGCCGTTGGGAGCGGTGTACTCCGTCTTGTCGCCGACCTTCAGGCCGAGGATGGCCGCGCCGAGCGGGCTCTGCTCGCTGTAGACGGGGAGGTCGGTGCCCGCGGCGATCTCGCGGTTGCCGATGAGGAAGACGCTCTCGTCGCCCGCGATCGTCGCGGTGATGACGGTGCCCGGCTCGACCACGCCGTGGCTCTCCGGGGCGGCGCCGACGGTGGCGCTGCGCAGCAGGTTGGTGAGCTGCACGATGCGGGCCTCGATCTTGCCCTGCTCGTCCTTCGCCGCGTGGTAGCCGCCGTTCTCCTTGAGGTCGCCCTCTTCGCGGGCCGCCTCGATGCGCTTCGCGATCTCGTTACGGCCGTTGACGCTGAGCTCCTCGAGTTCGGCCGAGAGACGGTCGTACGCGTCCTGGGTCAGAAACGTGAC is drawn from Leifsonia shinshuensis and contains these coding sequences:
- the greA gene encoding transcription elongation factor GreA, with the translated sequence MSQESQVTFLTQDAYDRLSAELEELSVNGRNEIAKRIEAAREEGDLKENGGYHAAKDEQGKIEARIVQLTNLLRSATVGAAPESHGVVEPGTVITATIAGDESVFLIGNREIAAGTDLPVYSEQSPLGAAILGLKVGDKTEYTAPNGRQIAVEVTKVETYTGQ
- a CDS encoding PhoH family protein, giving the protein MVVAESATRQAATRSNGSTAGEAKTAERTYVLDTSVLLSDPKAIFRFAEHAVVIPVVVVSELEGKRNDPELGYFARQALRNLDDLRVEHERLDFPIPVGDGGSLRVELNHSNMSVLPSGMQLGDNDSRILAVALNLSNDGLDVTVVSKDLPLRVKAASIGLAAEEYRHEQVVDSGWTGLADISLGSDQMASLYEEEWMRSDQAKGLPINTGLVIHSDRGSALGRVVADGEVKLVRGDRDVFGLHGRSAEQRLAIDLLLDPEVGILSLGGRAGTGKSALALCAGLEAVLERRQHKKIMVFRPLYAVGGQELGYLPGDAGEKMNPWGQAVFDTLGALVSQNVLDEVQDRGILEVLPLTHIRGRSLHDAFVIVDEAQSLERNVLLTVLSRIGQNSRVVLTHDVAQRDNLRVGRHDGVASVIETLKGHPLFAHVTLTRSERSAIAALVTEMLEANELA
- a CDS encoding carbonic anhydrase, giving the protein MLDGNARFVAGEPQHPHQDVARREVVAGGQEPVAAIFGCADSRLAAEIIFDLGLGDAFVVRNAGQVVSDSVIGSLEYAVAVLHVPLILVLGHDSCGAVAAAIGSQAADADPLPPHIAQLIQPIVPAVHRVAGEGAVDPAAVDASEVGREHLRDTVSELLAQSEIISSAVAENTLAIVGANYRLAEGRVVPDVVVGLRD
- a CDS encoding class II fumarate hydratase is translated as MVDTQADAEYRIEHDTMGEVRVPKHALYSAQTQRAVENFPISGSVLEPAQIAALARIKKSAALANARLGVLDQDVADAIASAADEVAAGAHDAEFPIDVYQTGSGTSSNMNMNEVLATLASERLGRPVHPNDHVNASQSSNDVFPTSVHIAVTGALTDELIPALDHLAVALEEKAELWAEAVKSGRTHLMDATPVTLGQEFGGYAAQVRYGIERIRAALPRVAEVPLGGTAVGTGINTPLGFPQLVIELLTQETELPITEARNHFEAQANRDALVEASGALRTIAVSLTKISNDLRWMGSGPNTGLGELHIPDLQPGSSIMPGKVNPVIPEAVLMVAARVIGNDATIAWSGASGLFELNVAIPVMGTALLESIRLLTQASRVLADKTIRGLEANLERARAFAESSPSIVTPLNRVIGYEAAAKVAKHAVAKGITVREAVIDLGFVDRGEVTLDQLDSALDVLSMTHPG
- a CDS encoding exodeoxyribonuclease VII small subunit; translated protein: MPTPETTSPAGDPLSALSYEEARDELIRVVGELEQGTATLEDSISLWERGEALARHCEEWLIGAKARLDAARAGSAAASGAAAPSGASAPSGASAPSGASGAFDGE
- a CDS encoding hemolysin III family protein; this translates as MSPRNSPNPSRPDGVRDGEDVAELLAEPASTLDASDAAVKADDQEARDGGPELPNIPLLDASPANPGDIKPTWRGWIHAGTFPVAIAAGIVLISLAQGAPAKWASAVFMLTSMLLFGNSALYHRFNWRPRTKVILKRIDHANIFLLIAGTYTPLAVLALPPSKGILLLSLVWAGALIGIGFRVFWIHAPRWLYVPIYIALGWAAIMYIVDLLNANVAMMVLVIVGGILYTIGAVIYGMKRPNPFPGRFGFHEIFHTLTVLAFLCHWTAVLLIAMHPAYNGG
- a CDS encoding aminotransferase class V-fold PLP-dependent enzyme, which gives rise to MTTIEEFARGFGEEPGYLDYGRVGPLSEAARAEALGQYEILSRARFGTIERMRAEDDRVRDAVAVVTRFPSEQIVFQPNASSGLLHAAFGLTGGDVLVSPAEFPSVTYAAERAAQALRVVTPVWLETDHDRVTPARIREQLTDSTSAVMVSLVDSRTGYLADIDGIRQVIGDRLLIVDAIQGFGVVDAPWEVADVVVSGGQKWMRAGWGTGFLALSERAVDHLTPVFSGWTGSGVDQPWDEVLEPVRGARAFSVSNPDLVAEARFAAALEEVAEVGVAAIASAVSDGVERVLELADEFAVPVSSSRSPNERAGIIVLEPQPEQLTALGASLFNHGVTASVRASNVRVSVHAGTTEETFDMLRAAFTSYASVA
- a CDS encoding DUF4245 domain-containing protein, which produces MSPRNKPPVVVAELGRPETPEETAARKAQNSANHRNRQTINNLVYSLLATLAIVAVIVLIVPRGNPTATKPAVDYTSIAQQAQGSEPDRLLVPKLPSTWSSNSAELRTKTPDNVDSWYIGLITPKQQYIGITQGFGANDSWVADQVNKSMIKGTRQIDGVTWDVYDNRTSSSDNGNVAYALVNRSGDSSIIVFGTADDGEFRTVAASLADQIRSLGGGQ
- the xseA gene encoding exodeoxyribonuclease VII large subunit; this translates as MQAAPPTVDAPWPVALLNSKIKGWIDRLGTAWVEGEITQWGISGGNVYGKLKDLNEDATISFTIWSSVKARIPADLKQGDRVVAAIKPNFWVKGGTLTMQVYDMKHVGLGDLLERLERLRQQLAAEGLFAIERKKRLPFLPHTIGLVTGKDSDAEKDVLRNAQLRWPQVRFRVLHAAVQGERTVTEVVSAIRTLDADPEVEVIIVARGGGDFQNLLGFSDERLVRAAAAALTPIVSAIGHEADRPLLDEVADLRASTPTDAAKRVVPDVAEELARVQQARARLGMRVTQRIAHEIDRIGHLRTRPVLASPSWIVDSRAEELTRFVARGTELVGRCVERETTRVAELRGQLRALSPQGTLDRGYAIVQTTAGHVVTDPAEAPEGTALRLTVSGGSLGATAGTELPSPAGHDGFSTGETARPAGAQPAK
- a CDS encoding AAA family ATPase produces the protein MLSFADALPRRPRRVLVAGVAGSGKTTLAGRIARLTGGPHTEIDGLFHGPDWQPRPEFVADVEAFTAEEAWTTEWQYSSARELLAQRADLLVWLDLPFLRVTLPRVVRRTVVRRIRRIELWNGNREPGLATFFTDREHIVRWSISTRNTYAERVPAAERAHPHLVVVRLRSPHDVERWLSGPLAAATR
- a CDS encoding isoprenyl transferase, encoding MSRRAAPGASGLLYGLYQKRLRRDLNRDALPKHVAMIIDGNRRWARQAGLTTVAHGHRAGAAKMREFLEWCDELGIEVVTLYLLSSDNLTNRESGELGDLIEIIAQLAEDVSHYRDWRVKHVGTTTGLPARLVEALADAEKRTADNPGMHINLAVGYGGRKEITDAMRSIVAAHHAEGGSLETLADLLTPDLIGEHLYTGGQPDPDLVIRTSGEQRLSDFMLWQSAHSEFYFVEALGPDLREVDFLRAVRDYSRRNRRFGG
- a CDS encoding 4-hydroxy-3-methylbut-2-enyl diphosphate reductase, with the protein product MPRIPGARRRLQDNPVVGHKRVLLAAPRGYCAGVDRAVVAVEKALDLYGAPVYVRKQIVHNVHVVSELEQQGAIFVDEVDEVPSGAHVVFSAHGVSPAVVNAAAERGLRAIDATCPLVTKVHREAVRFSRDDFQILLIGHAGHEEVEGTAGEAPDHVTLVNGPDDVDSIVVRDPDKVVWLSQTTLSVDETMETVRRLRERFPNLQDPPSDDICYATQNRQVAIKKVAEQADLVIVVGSANSSNSVRLVEVALEYGAKAAYRVDYASEIKQEWLDGAASIGVTSGASVPEVLVQEVLDDLAGAGYRDVQEVKTAEEDLMFSLPKELRKDITGKQDARALGGRGR